In the Panulirus ornatus isolate Po-2019 chromosome 57, ASM3632096v1, whole genome shotgun sequence genome, one interval contains:
- the LOC139766458 gene encoding uncharacterized protein, giving the protein MNSVYQERMAAAMAAALAAKGSMAPENAAEMRLYLDKLKDLVPLCPKNRKVTKLELIQHVIDYISDLQDTLQSDSESESPPESPIEHMSFTDAYNRPQQHAGYSAQQPSHSMGTSSFLGYASDCSNNGASGYSGIGFNGASAQSNAHDFDSASGYSSMESDSSFNNGFFGVPSNSFGGNYSTILYSDHGSSNGPGFGSSS; this is encoded by the coding sequence ATGAATTCTGTTTATCAAGAACGTATGGCTGCCGCCATGGCCGCAGCCCTTGCCGCCAAAGGGTCCATGGCCCCCGAGAATGCTGCTGAGATGCGCCTCTACTTGGACAAGCTGAAGGATTTGGTACCCCTCTGCCCCAAGAACCGCAAAGTGACGAAACTAGAGCTGATCCAACACGTCATCGACTACATCAGTGACCTCCAGGACACGCTCCAGTCGGACTCCGAGTCTGAAAGTCCCCCTGAGAGTCCCATAGAGCACATGAGCTTTACCGACGCCTACAACAGACCACAGCAGCATGCCGGGTACAGTGCGCAGCAGCCTAGCCATAGCATGGGAACCAGTAGTTTCTTGGGTTACGCCAGTGACTGTAGCAACAACGGTGCCTCTGGATATAGCGGCATCGGTTTCAACGGTGCCTCTGCTCAAAGTAACGCTCACGACTTCGACAGTGCTTCCGGTTACAGCAGCATGGAAAGTGACTCTAGCTTTAATAACGGCTTCTTCGGTGTTCCCAGCAACTCCTTCGGCGGCAACTACAGCACCATCTTGTACAGCGACCACGGTAGTAGCAATGGACCTGGCTTCGGATCTTCGAGTTAG